A genomic region of Venturia canescens isolate UGA chromosome 7, ASM1945775v1, whole genome shotgun sequence contains the following coding sequences:
- the LOC122413629 gene encoding cytosolic carboxypeptidase 1-like isoform X4 has protein sequence MSPSARNSDDAMNDALLEKLRSCIPKIQESGDTIRNVMAKLHARVTSSDRRTRERTLERLWRKESGAMEIFVTLFEACRDNVTSCSIAAILHECISPRVPKLKSKGAKLRSSPNKGSRNAIMQLINLGGTQVLMKQLANSQHADSIMTEVLIQEILWILGQVAQKDQKFASRIKLLNGMKIFHSLLRQHYNNPRTLLPLLLILKSLAKNTFALQALVRDGIVATMEKTFVSIGYSPHLKLRTLLECFKHFTTSKLSCMKFVKVGMVHLLMRLFERWDRFDGQMRLKICNYALNTLQHLCAIKAGRKAIKANNGLQLLYRFCTNCPEDKAYDCLLSRVCGIINQCLEKKELPVAEMSPARFIIPDVNSVRSNSADSGSDADSQANSINSLETLGSDFESGDDEDAHDRGRSASKRRNDSVDSQFFIINAQRSEEDLVPYNNYFRELGDLRSQLLIVYSAYADKLPEQLNPSEEESRAKTLKLMKPREARSRPASFRDNSRENGAPRTLKIFEPIMSENVDNERLAYCLVASAVRSVIPFAKVAYPDLVGGDALGIIEPLNNKDRKVCRSKLLTCVDRGLHPGSMMHETIFDLDSLTSNPPEMENQETPFNRTWKSGARRLYNWDEKRVGTNVNDSKKLQFESRFESGNLRKAIQIGPREYDLILTPDVNSASSHQWFYFEVSSMESSVPYTFNIVNCEKGNSQFNFGMKPILFSVIEATEGRAGWVRTGGDICYYRNCYRRPSKGRNYLTTSFSVTFPHANDVCYLAYHFPYTYTQLMTHIWRWSRKNEDPRILFRVESLCETLNCNESPILTITSADSKINPIKDRKIIFLTSRVHPGESNASWVMHGTLESLLSSSTYANSLRDDYVFKIVPMLNIEGVVNGCNRYGLTNEDLNRRWSNPNQKLHPVIYHTKGLMEYCSRILQKPPHVFVDYHGHSRRKNVFLFGCSRSGSWSPIDRAKSDQPVQYLMLPRLMQKTSPAFALALCSFKVERHKESTARVAIWRQLGVSRSYTMESSFCGCDQGPLAGHHLNTMHLKEVGQHFCQALSMMKDGGEEQWTLDKLRKESCCPMNCIMRKCKRPPKCIQDKHAIQHIEAMDTRF, from the exons ATGTCGCCGTCCGCGAGAAACTCGGACGACGCGATGAACGACGCGCTCCTCGAGAAGTTACGATCATGCATTCCGAAAATCCAGGAGAGCGGCGACACGATAAGAAATGTGATGGCCAAACTTCACGCAAGGGTCACATCTTCCG ATCGACGAACTCGGGaaaggactctggagagattGTGGCGCAAGGAATCCGGCGCCATGGAAATATTCGTTACACTCTTCGAA GCCTGTCGGGACAACGTTACGAGTTGCAGCATCGCGGCTATTTTGCACGAGTGCATTTCACCGAGGGTACCAAAACTGAAGAGCAAGGGAGCGAAATTACGAAGCTCTCCGA ACAAGGGCAGTCGCAACGCCATCATGCAATTGATCAATCTCGGTGGGACTCAAGTCCTCATGAAACAGCTGGCAAACTCTCAACACGCTGATAGTATCATGACCGAGGTATTGATTCAGGAAATACTGTGGATTCTTGGACAg GTCGCTCAGAAGGATCAGAAATTCGCGAGCAGAATAAAGTTGCTCAACGGTATGAAAATATTCCACAGCCTCCTTCGTCAGCACTACAACAACCCCCGAACGCTTCTGCCACTTCTGCTGATCCTCAAGAGTCTCGCGAAAAACA CGTTCGCTCTTCAGGCCCTCGTCAGGGATGGAATTGTTGCAACGATGGAAAAAACCTTCGTCAGTATCGGCTATTCGCCTCACCTCAAGCTGCGAACCCTTCTCGAGTGCTTCAAACATTTCACGACCAGCA aACTCTCTTGCATGAAGTTCGTCAAAGTAGGAATGGTCCACTTGCTGATGCGACTGTTCGAGAGATGGGACAGATTCGACGGACAGATGAGACTGAAAATATGCAACTATGCTCTCAATACTCTGCAGCATCTTTGTGCCATAA AGGCTGGAAGAAAAGCCATAAAAGCGAACAACGGTCTACAGCTGCTGTATCGCTTCTGCACAAACTGTCCGGAGGACAAGGCCTACGATTGTCTTCTCTCCCGAGTATGCGGTATAATAAATCAATGCCTCGAAAAGAAAGAATTACCAGTGGCGGAGATGTCACCTGCCAG ATTTATAATTCCGGACGTGAATTCCGTGAGATCGAACAGCGCTGACAGCGGAAGTGACGCCGATAGTCAG GCAAACAGTATCAATTCCCTGGAGACACTGGGCAGCGATTTCGAGAGCGGGGACGACGAGGACGCTCATGACCGAGGCCGATCGGCTTCGAAGAGGCGCAACGACTCCGTGGactctcaatttttcataataaacGCACAAAGATCGGAGGAGGATTTAGTTCCGTACAACAATTACTTCCGGGAGTTGGGAGATCTGCGGTCTCAATTGCTCATCGTCTACTCGGCGTACGCGGACAAATTGCCGGAACAGTTGAATCCTTCGGAGGAAGAGTCACGAGCGAAAACGCTGAAGCTGATGAAGCCGAGAGAAGCGCGCTCGAGACCAGCTTCCTTTCGCGATAACTCCAGAGAAAACGGAGCCCCGCGAACTCTGAAGATATTCGAGCCGATCATGAGCGAGAATGTGGACAACGAGCGGCTCGCTTATTGCCTCGTTGCTAGCGCCGTCAGGAGCGTCATTCCATTCGCTAAAGTCGCTTATCCCGATCTCGTCGGTGGCGACGCACTCGGAATAATCGAACCGCTCAACAACAAGGACAGAAAAGTTTGCCGCTCGAAATTATTGACTTGCGTCGATCGCGGACTCCACCCCGGCTCCATGATGCACGAGACGATTTTTGATCTCGATTCTCTGACCTCGAACCCCCCGGAGATGGAGAACCAGGAGACGCCGTTCAACCGGACCTGGAAATCCGGAGCTCGTCGTCTGTACAATTGGGACGAGAAACGAGTCGGAACGAACGTTAACGATTCGAAAAAGCTCCAATTTGAATCGAGATTCGAAAGTGGAAACTTACGAAAAGCAATTCAG ATAGGCCCGAGAGAATACGACCTGATACTGACCCCCGACGTCAACAGTGCGTCGAGTCACCAGTGGTTTTACTTCGAAGTATCGAGCATGGAGTCGAGTGTGCCGTACACATTCAACATCGTTAATTGCGAGAAGGGGAACTCGCAATTCAACTTTGGCATGAAGCCGATATTGTTCAGCGTAATCGAAGCAACGGAAGGTCGAGCGGGTTGGGTGAGAACCGGCGGGGACATATGCTACTACAGAAATTGCTATCGGCGTCCGAGCAAAGGAAGAAATTATCTCACGACTTCGTTCAGCGTCACTTTTCCCCACGCCAATGATGTGTGCTACCTCGCCTACCACTTTCCCTACACTTATACGCAGCTGATGACGCACATTTGGAGATGGtcgagaaaaaacgaggatcCGCGGATACTTTTCCGGGTTGAATCACTCTGCGAGACACTCAACTGCAACGAGAGCCCAATTCTCACGATAACTTCGGCGGACAGCAAAATTAATCCGATCAAG GAtcgtaaaatcatttttctcaccTCGAGGGTCCATCCTGGCGAGAGCAACGCCTCTTGGGTGATGCACGGTACGCTCGAGTCTCTACTGAGCAGTTCCACTTATGCCAACAGTTTGAGAGACGACTATGTCTTCAAGATAGTGCCAATGTTGAATATCGAGGGTGTTGTCAACGGATG CAACCGGTATGGTCTTACTAACGAGGACCTTAACCGACGTTGGAGCAACCCTAACCAGAAACTGCACCCTGTGATATACCACACAAAGGGTCTTATGGAGTACTGCAGCAGAATATTACAGAAACCCCCTCACGTTTTCGTCGATTATCACGGTCATTCGAgacgaaaaaacgtatttcttTTCGGATGCTCAAGATCAGGCTCCTGGAGCCCGATCGATCGTGCCAAGTCCGATCAGCCTGTGCAATACTtg ATGTTACCGCGTCTAATGCAAAAAACATCACCGGCTTTTGCTCTGGCTCTGTGTTCGTTCAAGGTCGAGAGACACAAGGAGTCCACGGCCAGGGTCGCCATATGGCGCCAACTCGGCGTTTCCAG AAGTTACACAATGGAGAGCAGTTTCTGTGGTTGCGATCAAGGCCCTCTCGCGGGTCACCATCTCAACACGATGCATCTGAAAGAAGTTGGACAACACTTTTGTCAGGCGCTGTCGATGATGAAGGACGGCGGAGAGGAACAATGGACATTGGACAA ATTGAGGAAGGAGTCCTGTTGTCCTATGAACTGCATCATGAGAAAGTGTAAGAGGCCTCCAAAGTGCATACAGGATAAACACGCGATTCAGCATATCGAGGCGATGGACACGAGGTTTTAG